In Oscarella lobularis chromosome 18, ooOscLobu1.1, whole genome shotgun sequence, the following proteins share a genomic window:
- the LOC136197640 gene encoding zinc finger C3H1 domain-containing protein-like isoform X2, which yields MAEQANWLRNKRYSPPFRIPNLMERSLDASFSHRQSSGRLSMQNAPPPPLQPLHAFPPQRPQSPPPSFRPPNVRSYFYEPPLPPPQPPVVPLRMTRHDNNGPPWIAHPPPPPRPRPRSRPPPPPPPPPQSSGRDRQFADKFFPFHDAERYLDFPPPRRHHHHHHHHHIRQPPPPPPAPLPPPLPRRRESPPWKDPNESLHKELGVWIEERRQRQPTTLPLPLPPRQPSSPPPRRPRPPPPPPPPPPPPPPPPPPPPAPIIKLKKEIESYHHEREEEIQSKSSNETLTQFVIIDYDDDDDDKEKEKEKEKEKEEEETSAFSADNVQKEKVEYKKRSASVTSTSCSSITVRKEEKNVRRPTSPINHHHLLVEEKESTTNNDLMLKKEEKEMKEEEEDTMHTVPPLINSTSTSNLDVDTEEEEEEEEGINYEDLLMKKKLIQKQLRKLEAGRRREIRRREKMGKRDPIPNDYLEMKMQAKERKRLLRLARRQKRRQQQQQEQQQQQRKKKMTPFDEAWKRLSSSSSSSSSRKRKLSSSQFDDDDDDRDKNCDNDDDDDDDERLRRELLEGQMQNRKETTTKKKKPKKKPRLEGSSCKSDGFLAIDTISPRLSPVQTRSKTKVTTEKKAKALLRRAVAAATATKPPPPPPPPPLPPPLSTNDNYNKVVMTTPPQAPKPIVSPKKIAPPPPPPPPPPPPPPPPPPQSEPKGEVAPAVTVKINSRAAAPKTTATTTSTLFSSPSSTSIKEKKKKKNDSPARIVTATSTTPPKINISSSLPHQSSKGVTSSLKMKSKPIASATSGNRKTVRSLPVASSTSSMTAATAVPPPPPSSSSSSSSSSSSSKSLLSPPQVKLVIDLKADDSESDVEIEEVHHHHHHCHGNKEVKKPPPPPPPPLAKVAARAAAPVSILPKHKVDEYNRLKTEIEKREKRKMKMQQNQGKKKRKEEMTSPSSIDAANEEEDKAMKLKLDLADENVFLHSHTRTVSQLKRQLQRALNQLYYSCEKSEKLVDDLTTMGTLHCPEMKMAKTLKENALKMLEPQQLGPLLVKTKKKRKDDDDDDEIVEQRPKTIATGMDLGRILQDHFALCSSSTSLDLLQVVDERGKEAIVSQLNDLLLLQKTSSRVKDDDSSAAATSRQKERGGGGGWTKYCSPLRIFRSYRLSPYFSLPSNYHARAYAYPYAAAGSRGAAGVVCRYILNGGKCNDATCKKTHIDEREMSCDESLKQILLYAPHLAQVSNTDNPRQKEEKLDKFVKAFRQVSFSSSSSKTNVSNQCLCRLMASKVAKALKQDNEHHVLLERRRLDPLSSEESEIIDVSAPIDVVPANACTTISLKKSVGDYSGGNLGRRYFGAADVNLLDQYQANVNADPRDINSWIKLVELKKAMATATDKGDDDALTVLARALEANSNSETLWLYYLNLYSEHPSACDIFQVSKRATTFCSSYSLWYKCLQFADTYKKKMEVIEEGLQWLLSQTPSSSSSTSSQQFADRSHQIIEFVLYQTHLNVITNRHQNASQLLKSRLSSLAADICSCDLGFLWLCFIHLKTFKILPQFVFDSLDANPGRVISRQLRVIKFHPNIFRTDDDKSDESAIEETISLFKDAMEACKNSTLSVVRLCESLLGLCEACAKDRGEVAAAVESALELTRNYPLSVEASIALSHAHVNSGNENKAKLALGEGLSRCKNTQTRLCYELVKLCMSQNCFDEAVQHIETLIRSKTTSTNVSIHLLCRKLLNLSVPHDVVWPASMISIENDEERVYLWLIYALLLQLQSSSQMTSYTPIDVFEAAIYSTSNLIEQKIIWREYFNYVMSITMNSVEAKTFIDLLNRFLSTFPAVSSTTTTVSSSTLDYSFHNEILESFLPLLPKASKLSFIEKLLQLMPYNVALLLWLCQVEWELHPVSMASSQSHLAAALEVYPRSLALWKAAIAIVHSTRKVKETRWMLQESQKSLPFHASLLRNSLDFELFHYDNEKGSIRRDQSKKLVLGLIEKIRERGINLEEYGHECLARLEADKLHASSTLSS from the exons ATGGCCGAGCAAGCGAATTGGCTCCGAAATAAGCGTTATTCGCCGCCTTTTCGCATTCCTAACCTCATGGAACGATCATTGGACGCTTCATTCTCTCATCGTCAGTCGTCAGGTCGTCTATCGATGCAAAAtgcgcctccgccgccgcttcaaCCGCTCCACGCTTTTCCTCCTCAACGTCCAcaatctcctcctccttcttttcgtCCTCCCAACGTTCGCTCTTACTTCTACGAACCGCCGctaccgccgccgcagccacCAGTCGTACCGTTACGTATGACTCGTCACGATAACAACGGGCCCCCGTGGATCGCTCAtcctcctccacctccaCGTCCACGTCCACGTTCAcgtcctccgccgccgccaccgccgccgccgcaatcGTCTGGAAGAGATCGACAATTTGCCGATAagttttttccttttcatgATGCTGAACGTTATTTAGactttcctcctcctcgtcgtcatcatcatcatcatcatcatcatcatatTCGAcaacctcctcctcctcctcctgccCCGTTGCCTCCTCCACttccacgtcgtcgtgaaaGTCCGCCGTGGAAAGACCCAAATGAATCTCTACATAAAGAGCTTGGGGTATGgattgaagaaagacgacaacGTCAACCAACGACACTACCTTTGCCTTTACCACCTCGCCAGCCctcgtctcctcctcctcgtcgtcctcgtcctccacctccaccaccaccaccacctcctccacctccccctccgccgccgccgccgccggcaccaataataaaattaaagaaagaaattgaatcgTATCATCATGAGAGGGAAGAGGAGATACAGTCAAAGAGCAGCAATGAAACTTTGACGCAATTCGTCATCATTGAttatgatgatgacgacgacgacaaggagaaggagaaggagaaggagaaggagaaggaggaggaggagaccTCTGCTTTTTCTGCTGATAAtgttcaaaaagaaaaagtggaATATAAAAAACGTTCTGCTTCTGTAACGAGTACATCATGTAGCAGCATCACagtgagaaaagaagagaagaatgtTCGCCGCCCAACGTCTCCCAtcaatcatcatcatctacTAGTAGAGGAGAAAGAATCGACAACAAATAATGATTTGAtgttgaagaaagaagagaaagagatgaaggaggaggaggaggatacTATGCATACTGTTCCCCCACTCATCAATAGTACTAGTACTAGTAATTTGGATGTAGATacggaagaagaggaggaggaggaagaaggaATCAATTACGAAGATTTgctgatgaagaaaaaactgATACAGAAGCAGCTGAGAAAACTTGAAGCgggtcgacgtcgcgagataaggagaagagaaaagatggGGAAAAGGGATCCCATACCCAATGATTATCTTGAAATGAAGATGCAagcaaaagagagaaagagac TATTGAGACTCGCTCGCAGGCAGAAGCGAcgtcaacaacaacaacaagagcaacaacaacaacaacgaaagaagaagatgacaCCTTTTGATGAAGCTTGGAAAA GactatcatcatcatcatcatcatcatcatctcgaaagcgaaagttGAGCAGCAGTCAAttcgatgatgatgatgatgatcgTGACAAGAATTGTGacaatgacgatgatgatgatgatgatgagcgATTGAGAAGAGAGTTACTAGAAGGTCAGAtgcaaaacagaaaagagacgacgacgaagaagaagaagccaaAGAAGAAGCCAAGACTTGAAGGAAGTTCATGCAAGAGCGACGGTTTCCTTGCAATTGACACAATTTCTCCTCGTCTTTCGCCTGTTCAAACGAGATCAAAGACAAAAGTGACaacagagaagaaagcaaaagctcttcttcgtcgagccgtagcagcagcaacagcaacaaaacctcctcctcctcctcctcctcctcctcttcctcctcctctttcaacAAACGACAATTATAACAAAGTTGTGATGACGACACCACCACAAGCACCTAAGCCAATTGTTTCACCAAAGAAGATtgcaccaccaccaccaccaccaccaccaccaccaccaccaccaccaccaccaccaccacaaTCAGAACCTAAGGGGGAGGTGGCACCAGCAGTGACagtcaaaatcaattcaagAGCTGCTGCTCCCAAGACGACAGCAACAACGACATCGACgttgttttcttctccttcttctacTTCAataaaggagaagaagaagaagaagaatgatTCGCCTGCTCGTATCGTTACTGCTACTTCTACTACTCCACCTAAGATTAAcatctcctcttctttgccCCATCAGAGCAGCAAAGGAGTCACTTCTTCTTTGAAGATGAAGTCAAAGCCAATAGCAAGTGCAACATCAG GAAACAGAAAGACTGTCAGGTCTTTACCCGTCGCCtcttcaacgtcatcaaTGACGGCGGCAACTGCAGTTCCGCCTCCGCccccatcatcatcatcatcatcatcatcatcatcatcatcatctaaatctcttctttctccgccTCAAGTCAAACTGGTTATTGACTTAAAAGCAGACGATTCTGAATCGgacgttgaaattgaagaagtccatcatcatcatcatcattgtcATGGCAACAAAGAAGTGAAgaaaccgccgccgccgccgccgccgccgctggcGAAAGTGGCGGCAAGGGCGGCGGCACCCGTCTCAATCCTTCCCAAACACAAAGTGGACGAATATAATCGACTGAAAacagaaattgaaaagagagagaagagaaagatgaaaATGCAACAGAATCAAGgtaaaaagaagagaaaggaggaaatgacgtcaccatcaTCAATTGATGCTGCCAA cgaggaggaggacaaAGCAATGAAATTGAAACTTGATTTggccgacgaaaacgtctttcttcattCTCACACTCGGACTGTATCACAACTAAAGAGACAACTTCAA cgAGCGTTAAATCAACTCTATTATTCGTGtgaaaaaagtgaaaaattGGTCGATGATCTGACGACGATGGGAACGCTTCATTGCCCTGAAATGAAAATGGCAAAAACGTTGAAAGAGAACGCTTTGAAAATGTTGGAACCGCAACAACTTGGACCTCTTCTTgtaaagacgaagaagaagagaaaagacgacgacgacgacgacgagatagTTGAACAACGTCCAAAGACAATTGCTACA GGAATGGACTTGGGTAGAATTCTTCAAGATCACTTTGCTCTTTGCTCttcatcgacgtcacttgATTTGTTACAAGTCGTGGatgaaagaggaaaagaggCCATTGTATCTCAG TTAAATGATTTGCTGCTGCTACAAAAGACGTCGTCCCGGGTGAAAGATGATGACTCATCAGCAGCAGCCACTAGTAGACAAAaggaaagaggaggaggaggaggatggaCGAAATATTGCAGTCCATTACGCATCTTTAGATCATACAG ATTGAGTCCATACTTTTCTTTGCCGTCAAATTATCACGCTCGAGCCTATGCCTACCCGTACGCGGCGGCGGGGTCACGTGGCGCCGCCGGCGTTGTGTGTCGATACATTTTGAATGGGGGAAAGTGCAACGATGCCACGTGCAAAAA GACGCACATTGATGAGAGGGAGATGAGTTGCGACGAGAGTCTCAAACAAATTCTTCTCTACGCACCACATCTAGCTCAAGTCTCAAACACTGATAATCCTAgacaaaaggaagaaaaattag aCAAATTTGTGAAAGCTTTTCGTCAagtttccttctcctcttcctcctcaaAGACGAATGTATCCAATCAATGTCTGTGCCGTTTGATGGCTAGTAAAGTGGCAAAAGCGTTAAAGCAGG ACAATGAACATCACGTTCTATTGGAGAGAAGACGGCTTGATCCACTCTCTTCAGAAGAAAGCGAGATCATTGACGTTTCAGCGCCAATTGATGTTGTCCCTGCTAATGCATGCACTACAATTTCATTGAAAAAATCAGTGGGAGATTACTCAGGGGG AAATTTGGGTCGTCGCTATTTTGGAGCCGCTGATGTGAATTTGCTCGATCAATATCAAGCCAATGTCAATGCAGATCCACGTGATATTAATTCGTGGATTAAATTGGTTGAATTGAAGAAGgccatggcaacggcgacTGACAA agGTGATGACGACGCTTTGACTGTTCTTGCAAGAGCACTTGAAGcaaattcaaattctgaG actcTTTGGCTTTATTATCTTAATCTCTATTCTGAGCATCCCTCTGCTTGTGATATCTTTCAAGTGTCAAAGAGAGCAACAACGTTCTGCTCTTCTTATTCGCTTTGGTACAAATGTCTCCAGTTTGCTGACACgtacaagaagaaaatggaagTAATTGAAGAAGGTCTCCAGTGGCTTCTGTCACAAACtccgtcatcatcatcatcaacgTCATCACAACAGTTTGCTGATCGATCTCATCAGATAATAGAATTCGTTCTCTATCAAACTCACTTGAACGTCATTACGAATCGACACCAAAATGCCTCTCAACTTCTCAAG tcTCGTTTGAGTTCGTTGGCCGCTGACATCTGCTCATGTGATTTGGGCTTTTTGTGGCTCTGTTTTATTCACTTGAAAACGTTCAAGATTCTGCCACAATTTGTCTTTGACTCTCTAGATGCCAATCCAGGAAGAGTGATTAGCCGTCAATTAAGAGTCATCAAATTTCATCCAAACATTTTTCGgacagacgacgacaagagcGATGAGAGTGCAATTGAAGAAACAATTTCCTTATTCAAAG ACGCCATGGAGGCGTGTAAAAATTCCACATTATCAGTTGTTCGTCTATGTGAAAGTCTTCTTGGTCTTTGTGAAGCATGTGCAAA aGATAGAGGAGAAGTGGCTGCTGCCGTTGAGAGTGCACTTGAACTCACTAGAAACTATCCACTTTCTGTTGAGGCATCGATAGCCTTATCTCATGCTCACGTCAATTCtggaaatgaaaataaagCAAAACTA GCTTTAGGTGAGGGTTTGAGTCGATGCAAGAATACTCAAACACGTCTCTGCTACGAATTGGTCAAACTTTGTATGAGCCAA AATTGCTTTGATGAAGCCGTTCAGCACATTGAAACGTTGATTCGTTCCAAAACAACGTCGACAAACGTTTCGATTCATCTTCTCTGTCGAAAATTGCTCAATCTTTCCGTTCCTCACGATGTCGTGTGGCCTGCATCAATGATTTCAATCGAAAACGATGAAGAACGAGTCTATTTGTGGCTCATCTATGc TTTGTTGCTACAACTTCAATCGTCCTctcaaatgacgtcatatacaCCGATTGACGTCTTCGAAGCGGCTATCTACTCTACGTCTAATTTAATAGAGCAGAAAATTATATGGAGAGA ATATTTTAACTACGTAATGTCAATAACAATGAATTCCGTCGAGGCGAAG ACTTTCATCGATCTTCTCAACCGATTTCTCTCGACGTTTcccgccgtttcgtcgacgacaacgacagtCTCATCATCAACACTTGACTATTCCTTTCACAATGAG ATATTAGAATCGTTTTTACCCTTGCTTCCCAAAGCGTCAAAACTATCCTTTATTGAGAAATTGCTACAGTTGATGCCATACAATGTAGCACTGCTCCTTTG GCTTTGTCAAGTTGAATGGGAACTTCATCCCGTTTCCATGGCATCGTCTCAGTCTCATCTTGCAGCTGCACTCGAAGTTTATCCGCGTTCTCTAGCACTATGGAAAGC TGCAATAGCCATTGTGCATAGCACGAGAAAAGTCAAAGAA ACAAGATGGATGTTACAGGAATCGCAAAAGTCGTTGCCTTTTCACGCATCACTTCTTCGCAAC TCACTCGATTTCGAGTTATTTCACTATGACAATGAAAAAGGATCAATACGTCGTGatcaaagtaaaaaattaGTTTTAGGTCTgatagagaaaattcgtgAACGTGGCATTAACCTTGAAGAATATGGTCACGAATGCTTAGCTAGATTAGAGGCAGATAAGCTGCACGCATCCTCGACGTTGTCTTCATAA